ACCTCCAATATATCAGCTACGTCGAATTCTGGAATACCATTCGAGTTATTCATGCTGCAAATCACTTACCGTGGCTGTGTATAGGTGATTTCAATGACTTCCTTTCTCCCTGGGAAAAAATGGGCAAGCGACCACCACTTACTTCGCGTATGACCTCCTTTCGGAATGTGATCAATGATTGTGCATTACTCGAAATACAAAGTAAAGGTTGTGAATTTACCTGGTCCAATAATCGCGAAGGGGATGCTCTAGTAAAGGAGAAGCTGGATCGTGTATTTTGTTCACTGGAATGGTTGATGTTTTACCCTTCTGCAGAAGCATTTGCCCTTCCGTCTATTGGTTCGGATCATTGTCCTATATTGCTGCAAGCTCGGCCATCATCTGTCAAACGTGCAAAGACTTTTCAATATGAAGCTTTCGGAACCAAGATACGAGTGTAAAGACATGGTTCAACAGGCTTGGGAAAATAGTAGTACCTCATTAACATCCAAATTACAGGCAGTTGCAACGCGATTAACCCGATGGAGTAAAGCTCGGTTCAGCCATTGTCATCAACGCATCTATCACTTGCAATCTCAACTGCAGATGATTATAAATAGAACATCCTATCAGTAAGGGGATAAGGAGTATGCCAATGCAATACGATTTGAAATTCAGAAACTATGGACTCAAGATGAACAGCCTGGCTATGCGTTCTCGTATTCAATGGTTGAAGTGGGGCGATCATAACTCAAAGTTCTTCCATGCATATACTATGCAAAGGAGACAACGAAATCGAATTACTATGCTAGTGGATACTCACCAGCAATGGATTAGAGAACCGCAACAGCTAAAAGATCTCACTCGTGGCTTCTTCTCTCGCCTTACCGATCCAGGCCATAGGGCTTTTAGGCCTTTCCTAGATCAATGTCCACCGGTGGTAACTCCCGAAATGAATACACGGTTGATGAGCAGGGTAATAGAGGAGGAGATTTACCAGGCTACCTTCCAGTTGGGAGCGTCAAAGGCTCCTGGTCCTGATGGTCTTCCAGGCCTCTTCTATCGGCATCACTGGCATGTTATCAAAGCAACCGTAATTCAAACAAAAGACAGAGTTCTTTACCACAGTTGTATGCCCCCTACTCTAAATGTAATGGGCCATTGCCCTAGTCCCTAAAGTCCAAGATCTCGAAAGTATAGAACAATACCGTCCCCATAAGTCTTTGCAACTTCGCTTATAAgatcatataaaaaattatgccCAATGACTTAAACCTTTGCtgtctattttgatttccaAAGAGCAAGCGGCATTTATTAGCAATAGATGATCCAGACAATATTATGGTGGTTCAAGAAGTCATGCATCAATTTAAAGTGCGAGCATGCAAGAAACGCTTCAATCTTATTCTCAAAACAGACATGCAGAAAGCTTACGATAGGGTTGAATGGGACTTCTTAGAAGCCTACTTGAAGCAATTGGGATTCAATGATAGTTGGGTTACTCAGGTAATGGCTTGTGTTACTACAAATCTCTTTTAGTATTCGGTTTAATGGTGAACAGCTCCCTTATTTTCAACCTACTCGAGGGATTCGCCAAGGAGATCCCCTATCTCCATATCTCTTCATTTTAATTGCAAATGCCCTATCCACTACTCTTACTCAAGCTGTTGCTATTGGCCATATAAAGGGGATTCAATTCAATCGAGACTGTCCTAAATTATCTCACctcttttttgctgatgattcaGTATTTTTCCTTAAAGCAACTCTATCTGAATGCCATAACCTTGCCAATCTCCTAAACCAATATTGTGTTGCTACAGGCCAGCTCATTAATAGAAACAAATCTGGTGTGTTTTTCAGCAAATACTGTCCTATTTCATTACAACAAAATCTTGCACAAGAATTAAGAGTCCCTATTCTCAGTAAGTATGGTAAATACCTGGGCATTCCCTCGGATTGGGGCCGTTCCAAAAAGGAGATGTTTTCCTGGATCCTGGCAAGAGTAAATGCTAAGTTAGCAGGTTGGCAGGAAAAATTTTTATCGAAAGGAGGCAAGGAAATCTTATTGAAAGCAGTAATTCAAGCCTTACCGCAGTATgccatgtctatcttcaagCTTCCGCTGTCTCTCTGCAGATTGATTGAACAAAAGATCTCAGCATTCTGGTGGAGTAAACAAAATAGTCAATCTGGAATTCACTGGAAACAGTGGTCAGAATTGAAGCTCTCAAAAGTTGCAGGGGGGATGGGATTTAAAGATTTAATCGACTTAAACAATGCAATGCTTGGAAAGCAAGCATGGCGTTTATTTCAGCAACCTCAGGCTATCTGGAGTCAGCTCTTCAAGGGTTTATATTTTCGCTATTCCTCCTTTCAATCTGCTCCCTCAGGACATCAtccttcttggggatggcagagtttATTAAGGGGTCGTCAAGCAATTACTCCTAATCTACGTTGGTTAGTCGGAGATGGCACGAAGATACATATCAGAGAAGACAATTGGCTACCATTAGGTCCGATAGGAGGCTTACCAGAGATAGGGGAACCTGATCGAGTGGCTGACCTCATTGATTTTCCGCATTCTGAATGGAAGTCCACGCTTGTTACGGCATTCTTCGATGATCGCCGCAAGGCAATTCTCAATACCCCCATCAATCCGTCTCTCCTTCAGATCAACTATTTTGGACAGCAAATCCTTCCCCGTACCTACACAAGAAAGagttgttatcattctctatcTAAACAATCTCAGCCACCACTACACCAGGCCTCATCCTCGTATACTAACCCACCCATGTTATGGAGGAAAATTTGGCACATGTGTACAGCCCCAAAGATTAAGGTTTTTCTCTGGTTAGCTTGCAAAAATGCCATTGCTTCAAAACTCAATCTTTATCAACGCCATATCACCCCTCACCCCTACTGTTCTCTGTGCAATAATTTTGTTCCGGAATCAGTAGagcatatcttttttttctgcCCATGGACAACTGAAATTTGGACTCACAAAGACATTGGTGTCAAAATTTTACCTACCTCAGTGAGCCGATTTGATGCATGGTTAGTAGAAAGAGCTTCCCTCCCACACGCATCTCCTGATTTTGCTGT
Above is a window of Eucalyptus grandis isolate ANBG69807.140 chromosome 9, ASM1654582v1, whole genome shotgun sequence DNA encoding:
- the LOC120288167 gene encoding uncharacterized protein LOC120288167; protein product: MRSATRSGSPISERQRKLEDRHGILRIQENISFLERPQSEGMPRYLPYLLRIGTLNSCARFCCNEIGQYLLKNTPDLFLLMSWPVATQYWFRRLARLWHSDRVALRKNTESSAKKR